One genomic window of Vibrio rhizosphaerae includes the following:
- the nudF gene encoding ADP-ribose diphosphatase, producing the protein MRSSQKEPTQFSAQDLQVVKKETLFNGFFKMVKYYFKYRQFEGGWSRVVEREMFVRGRAAAVLLYDPVLDQVVLIEQIRVGALENQHPWQFEVVAGIVEEGESSEDVVRRESVEEAGLVVGRITPVTSYYPSSGGCNEMIDVYVGEVDSSVAHGVHGLDGEDEDIRVHVLSREAAYDWVKTGKIENGASIIALQWLALNWEELKTQWQK; encoded by the coding sequence ATGCGATCCTCACAAAAAGAGCCGACACAATTTTCTGCTCAAGATTTGCAGGTTGTCAAAAAAGAGACACTTTTTAACGGCTTCTTCAAAATGGTAAAGTATTATTTCAAATATAGGCAGTTTGAAGGCGGCTGGAGCCGGGTTGTTGAACGGGAAATGTTTGTTCGGGGACGAGCTGCTGCCGTGCTGCTTTATGATCCGGTGCTTGATCAGGTGGTCTTAATTGAACAAATTCGTGTTGGTGCGCTTGAAAACCAGCATCCATGGCAGTTTGAAGTTGTTGCCGGGATTGTCGAAGAAGGTGAATCATCGGAAGACGTTGTGCGTCGGGAATCTGTTGAAGAAGCGGGACTCGTCGTCGGGCGGATTACTCCGGTAACGTCATATTATCCTTCATCCGGCGGATGTAATGAAATGATTGACGTGTATGTCGGTGAAGTCGATTCCTCTGTCGCGCATGGTGTTCACGGGCTGGATGGGGAAGATGAGGATATTCGTGTCCATGTATTAAGCCGGGAAGCGGCTTATGACTGGGTGAAGACGGGTAAAATTGAAAATGGTGCCTCCATTATCGCGTTACAATGGCTGGCGTTAAACTGGGAAGAACTGAAGACACAATGGCAGAAGTAG
- the tolC gene encoding outer membrane channel protein TolC produces the protein MKKLLPLCVSITLGSLSPIVWADTLAEIYDQAKQNDPQLLRAAAQRDSAYEAIKSTRGELLPQINLSTGYNIISSNKDVADSKQWSAGVTLSQKLYDRNSWLNLGIAEKAARQVDSQYAQTQQNLILRVAQAYFEVLRAKDNLAFVRAEKNAVARQLEQTKQRFEVGLSAITDVHDAQAQYDSVLADEVLAENNLTNSYEAIREITGQAHDHLSPLDTDRFSASRMNNTMSELVNEAQKKNLSLLTARIGQDIAREKIALASSGHLPNLSLDAGYSTKHEYEESNANYKAFDPINNVSVGVNLSVPLYTGGKITAETKQAEYGLTQASEDLEASYRSVVKNVRAYNNNINASIEAIRAYQQAVVSAKSALQATEAGFDVGTRTIVDVLDSTRRLYDANRKLSDARYDYILNVLQLKQAVGTLNEQDILDINAGLK, from the coding sequence ATGAAAAAACTGCTCCCACTATGCGTCAGTATCACTCTGGGCAGTCTGTCCCCAATCGTTTGGGCAGATACCCTTGCGGAAATCTATGACCAAGCCAAACAAAATGATCCCCAGTTGCTTCGCGCAGCGGCACAACGAGACTCAGCCTATGAAGCAATAAAGTCAACCCGGGGAGAACTCTTACCACAAATTAACCTGTCCACAGGTTACAACATTATCAGCAGTAATAAAGATGTTGCAGATAGCAAGCAATGGTCAGCAGGGGTGACTTTATCCCAGAAGCTTTATGACCGAAACAGCTGGCTGAATCTGGGTATTGCTGAGAAAGCCGCTCGTCAGGTCGATTCTCAATATGCGCAAACACAACAGAACCTGATTTTACGTGTTGCTCAAGCTTATTTTGAGGTGCTCAGAGCCAAAGATAACCTCGCTTTTGTGCGTGCTGAAAAAAATGCCGTGGCTCGCCAGCTTGAACAGACAAAACAACGTTTCGAAGTCGGCTTATCTGCGATTACCGATGTCCATGATGCTCAGGCACAGTACGATAGTGTGCTGGCAGATGAAGTGTTAGCTGAAAATAATCTGACGAACAGCTATGAAGCGATTCGGGAGATTACCGGTCAGGCACACGATCATCTCAGCCCATTGGATACCGATCGTTTCTCTGCCAGTCGAATGAACAACACGATGAGCGAGCTGGTCAACGAAGCTCAGAAGAAAAATTTATCGCTGCTGACGGCCAGAATCGGACAAGATATTGCCCGTGAAAAAATCGCTTTAGCCAGTTCAGGACATTTACCAAACCTGAGTTTGGATGCGGGCTATAGCACTAAACATGAATACGAAGAGTCCAATGCGAACTATAAAGCTTTCGATCCGATCAATAATGTCAGTGTCGGTGTCAACCTCTCCGTTCCCCTTTACACCGGTGGTAAAATTACCGCAGAGACCAAACAAGCCGAGTATGGTTTAACTCAGGCCAGTGAGGATCTTGAGGCAAGCTATCGTAGCGTTGTCAAAAATGTTCGGGCATACAATAACAACATCAACGCCTCTATCGAAGCGATCCGGGCTTACCAACAAGCGGTTGTGTCGGCAAAATCGGCACTGCAAGCCACGGAAGCCGGTTTTGATGTCGGTACCCGAACCATTGTGGATGTGTTGGATTCAACCCGTCGCCTCTATGATGCTAACAGAAAGCTATCTGATGCCCGTTATGATTACATCTTGAATGTGCTTCAGTTAAAACAGGCTGTCGGGACCTTAAATGAACAGGATATCCTTGATATCAATGCGGGTCTGAAATAA
- a CDS encoding TIGR00153 family protein: MPVNTIMGLFAKSPIKPLQKHVVCVNECCSYLISFFEVTFQKDWEKAAEIRAQISHLEKEADVLKREIRLKLPRGLFLPVDRTDMLELLTQQDKLANLAKDISGRVYGRELMIPEPLQKDFIAYVKRCLDAATQAQKVIGELDELLETGFKGREVTLVAEMINQLDAIEDDTDTMQIHLRQQLMAIESKYNPIDMMFLYKILEWVGGIADQAQRVGARLELMLSRS; the protein is encoded by the coding sequence ATGCCAGTGAATACAATTATGGGGTTATTTGCAAAGTCCCCAATTAAGCCTTTGCAGAAACACGTCGTCTGTGTCAATGAATGCTGTTCTTACTTGATCAGTTTCTTTGAAGTTACCTTCCAGAAAGATTGGGAAAAAGCAGCCGAAATTCGCGCTCAGATCTCTCATCTGGAAAAAGAAGCCGACGTACTCAAACGTGAAATCCGCCTGAAACTGCCGCGCGGATTATTCCTCCCGGTTGATCGAACCGATATGCTCGAACTGCTCACCCAACAAGATAAACTCGCGAATCTCGCGAAAGATATCTCTGGCCGGGTTTACGGCAGAGAGCTGATGATTCCAGAGCCACTACAAAAAGATTTTATCGCCTATGTGAAACGTTGTCTGGATGCAGCGACCCAAGCGCAGAAAGTCATCGGTGAACTGGATGAACTTCTTGAAACCGGATTTAAAGGCCGGGAAGTGACATTGGTTGCGGAAATGATCAACCAACTTGACGCCATTGAGGATGATACCGACACGATGCAAATTCACCTGCGTCAGCAGCTGATGGCTATCGAGTCAAAATATAATCCGATTGACATGATGTTCTTATACAAAATTCTAGAGTGGGTAGGCGGTATCGCTGACCAGGCTCAACGTGTGGGAGCTCGCTTAGAGCTAATGCTCTCTCGTTCCTGA
- a CDS encoding DUF1249 family protein produces MAEVAMKKPYHVDLPELMRVYETNYAKLNALLPSLHSAEDVRCYQALRMNYQLEVMEVTKYTTLVKICQSDDVAVFPLPTMSVRLYHDARVAEVCSAEQIHRLKPRYDYPNDSMVQKDEKAQTNRFLGDWLTFCLKHGITRAPINIRDRSSS; encoded by the coding sequence ATGGCAGAAGTAGCAATGAAAAAGCCGTATCATGTTGATTTACCTGAGCTGATGCGGGTTTATGAAACAAACTACGCAAAACTAAATGCGTTGTTGCCTTCGCTGCACAGCGCTGAAGATGTGCGTTGTTACCAAGCCTTGCGTATGAATTATCAACTCGAAGTTATGGAAGTGACCAAATATACAACATTGGTCAAAATCTGTCAGAGTGATGATGTGGCTGTATTTCCCTTACCCACCATGTCGGTCCGTTTATATCACGATGCGCGTGTTGCTGAGGTGTGTAGCGCTGAACAGATACACCGTTTAAAACCTCGTTACGACTATCCGAACGATAGTATGGTACAAAAAGATGAAAAGGCGCAGACCAACCGCTTTTTAGGTGACTGGCTGACCTTTTGTTTAAAGCATGGTATTACTCGTGCACCGATTAATATCCGGGATCGATCATCTTCATAA
- a CDS encoding CYTH and CHAD domain-containing protein, producing the protein METEIELKFFVSPEYSDVLRRKLAQTKVFQHRCRELENTYFDSPDSWLRQHDIGLRIRCCDGVYVQTVKTAGRVVAGLHQRPEYNAEHDSNTPSLSLHPQDIWPEGRSPEVLEAELLPLFSTDFTREQWLVGMPDGSQIEVAFDQGKVIAGELEAPICEVELELKSGQTDALFSLARTLSDEGGVRLGNLSKAARGYRLAFGYPGDEPKPLALVETTANDSVESCFINSLEHALDHWHYHEQIYAEKATNDALHGIRYAVCFIRQTLAIYSDIVPRRASAILRQELKWLEEELSWLKMSNYLDYLCDDKGHILRKLDARKFLLGELRTLQEDLPSTQDMLKLFYGSRYVGLILDLSRWILTKGWQPFLNEKARVMMAESIEAFSAEQLEHSWNELLAAFPADKVFSKQDYLIQQYCLMRNLYTGIGFASLYNEGERQSFRLPWADLLQGIDDLLTLEPLEQQVDKLEGEQQEQLKRWLIRQENSILHAMEQTRNISMSVTPYWKHI; encoded by the coding sequence ATGGAAACTGAGATAGAACTGAAGTTTTTCGTTTCTCCTGAATATTCAGATGTTTTGCGTCGTAAGCTTGCCCAGACCAAAGTATTTCAGCATCGTTGCCGTGAATTAGAGAATACATATTTTGATTCACCGGATAGCTGGTTGCGTCAGCACGATATCGGTCTGCGTATCCGATGTTGTGACGGGGTTTATGTGCAGACGGTGAAAACTGCTGGTCGGGTGGTTGCCGGGTTGCATCAGCGACCGGAATATAATGCTGAACATGACAGTAACACTCCCTCTCTTTCCCTCCATCCTCAAGATATCTGGCCCGAAGGCCGCAGCCCCGAAGTATTAGAAGCCGAGCTTCTTCCCTTGTTTTCAACCGATTTCACGCGTGAGCAGTGGCTCGTCGGCATGCCCGATGGCAGTCAAATTGAAGTCGCATTCGATCAGGGCAAAGTAATCGCCGGAGAGTTAGAAGCGCCGATTTGTGAGGTGGAGCTGGAGCTAAAATCCGGCCAGACCGATGCGTTGTTTTCTCTGGCCAGAACATTGAGTGATGAAGGCGGGGTTCGCCTTGGTAATTTAAGTAAAGCCGCCAGAGGGTATCGATTGGCTTTCGGATATCCGGGCGATGAACCCAAACCGTTGGCGCTGGTTGAAACAACAGCCAATGATTCGGTTGAGTCTTGTTTTATCAATTCACTGGAACATGCCTTAGATCATTGGCATTACCATGAACAAATTTATGCCGAAAAAGCAACGAACGATGCACTGCATGGGATCCGTTATGCCGTTTGCTTTATTCGTCAGACTCTTGCCATCTATAGTGATATCGTCCCGCGACGTGCTAGTGCCATCCTGCGCCAAGAACTCAAATGGCTGGAAGAAGAACTGTCTTGGCTGAAAATGTCCAACTATCTTGATTATCTTTGTGACGATAAAGGACATATTTTGCGCAAACTGGATGCCCGGAAGTTTTTACTGGGAGAGTTGCGGACACTACAGGAAGATTTACCTTCAACGCAGGATATGCTGAAGCTGTTTTATGGCTCGCGTTATGTGGGCTTGATTCTGGATCTGAGCCGATGGATTTTGACGAAAGGCTGGCAGCCTTTTCTCAATGAGAAGGCTCGGGTGATGATGGCAGAGTCGATCGAAGCATTTTCAGCAGAGCAACTGGAACACAGCTGGAACGAGTTATTAGCCGCTTTTCCTGCCGATAAAGTGTTTTCCAAACAGGATTATCTGATTCAGCAATATTGTCTGATGCGAAACCTGTATACCGGGATTGGATTTGCCAGTCTCTATAACGAAGGGGAACGCCAGTCCTTCAGACTGCCATGGGCTGACTTGTTGCAAGGGATTGATGATCTGTTAACTCTTGAACCCTTAGAGCAGCAAGTTGACAAGCTGGAAGGCGAGCAGCAAGAGCAATTAAAACGGTGGTTGATTCGTCAGGAAAACTCAATTCTTCATGCGATGGAGCAGACTCGAAACATCAGTATGAGTGTGACGCCATATTGGAAACATATCTAA
- a CDS encoding methyl-accepting chemotaxis protein: MTKLAFKPWERVITDIRLVPKMVMLMVFSTILIVAKQLWDASVFYSALLDATNNVQIAQHHYEAYITQVVWQTLLLIIVFIVLLLFAARVMLRQTQYISDAIKIMANRDLSEPVEMECKDEYGDVARELEKTRRQLQDMIKLQISSSQELSGLTEVMTLSMSETKESAQEEFNEIDQLATAMSEMSSTVHTVAEHAQSASSLTEQASSRAKTGQEFVQSTVLKMRDLSSDISESAQAVNQVEERVVAISSVVGTIQSISEQTNLLALNAAIEAARAGEAGRGFAVVADEVRNLAQRTQQATVEIQDMISQLQSSANSAVGLMEKSVVEAADGVELVANAGSELDGIVEQIQQINDMNFQIASAAGQQSGVAEEMNQNLTNVRELVEASVTVVGELLETSEIMQSNAEELDQKITSFKV, translated from the coding sequence ATGACAAAACTGGCTTTTAAGCCTTGGGAACGAGTAATTACGGATATTCGTCTTGTTCCCAAAATGGTGATGCTGATGGTATTCAGTACGATATTAATCGTTGCAAAACAGCTCTGGGATGCCAGTGTGTTTTACTCGGCCCTTTTGGATGCCACGAACAATGTTCAGATTGCACAACATCACTATGAAGCCTATATCACCCAAGTTGTCTGGCAAACGTTACTATTAATCATTGTCTTTATTGTTCTGTTGCTGTTTGCAGCGAGAGTGATGTTAAGACAGACGCAGTATATTAGTGATGCAATTAAGATCATGGCAAACCGGGATTTATCTGAACCGGTTGAGATGGAATGTAAGGATGAATATGGCGATGTTGCCAGAGAACTCGAAAAAACCCGCCGTCAATTGCAGGACATGATCAAACTTCAAATCAGCAGTTCTCAGGAATTATCCGGTCTGACTGAAGTGATGACACTCAGCATGTCGGAGACAAAAGAGTCGGCGCAGGAAGAGTTTAATGAAATTGATCAGTTAGCGACGGCAATGAGTGAAATGTCTTCGACGGTTCATACGGTGGCTGAGCATGCACAAAGCGCCTCTTCATTAACTGAACAGGCTTCTTCCCGTGCGAAAACCGGGCAGGAATTTGTTCAGAGTACGGTTCTGAAAATGCGTGATCTCTCCTCTGATATTTCTGAATCGGCACAAGCAGTCAATCAGGTTGAGGAACGGGTTGTTGCTATCAGTAGCGTGGTCGGCACAATCCAGAGTATTTCTGAACAGACCAATTTATTGGCACTGAATGCGGCGATTGAAGCGGCCCGTGCCGGCGAAGCTGGCCGGGGCTTTGCTGTGGTTGCGGATGAAGTCCGCAATCTGGCTCAGCGAACTCAGCAAGCAACTGTTGAGATTCAGGACATGATCTCTCAGCTGCAAAGCAGTGCCAATTCTGCTGTCGGGCTGATGGAAAAGAGTGTTGTTGAAGCGGCTGACGGTGTTGAATTAGTCGCGAATGCGGGCAGTGAGCTGGACGGAATTGTTGAACAAATTCAGCAAATCAATGATATGAATTTCCAAATTGCCAGTGCTGCCGGTCAGCAGAGTGGGGTTGCCGAGGAAATGAACCAGAACCTGACCAATGTCCGAGAGCTGGTAGAAGCGTCAGTTACTGTGGTCGGTGAGTTACTGGAAACATCAGAAATCATGCAGAGCAATGCCGAGGAACTGGATCAGAAGATAACTTCATTCAAGGTCTGA
- the hldE gene encoding bifunctional D-glycero-beta-D-manno-heptose-7-phosphate kinase/D-glycero-beta-D-manno-heptose 1-phosphate adenylyltransferase HldE, translating to MKPILPDYNQAGVLIVGDVMLDRYWYGPTGRISPEAPVPVVKVEHNEERPGGAANVAMNIASLGGQAHLVGLTGQDEPAAVLEEKLTSLNVHCHFVALPSYPTITKLRVLSRGQQLIRLDFEDKFENTDPELILARMESALPQARSVILSDYAKGALEHVQQLIQKAKQFGVPVFIDPKGADFERYRGATLLTPNMAEFEMVVGKVHSDDELVEKGFALIDKYELEALLVTRSEHGMTLLRRGHEPFHLPTLAKEVYDVTGAGDTVISVLAASVAAGKPLDEACALANAAAGIVVGKVGTSTVSTIELAEAIHGSQDTDFGVVSEKGLIEAVKKAQARGEKVVMTNGCFDILHAGHVSYLNHAAQLGDRLIVAVNTDESVKRLKGPGRPVNPTDRRMAVLAGLGAVDWVVPFSEDTPQRLIATVLPDLLVKGGDYRPEEIAGGQEVIAAGGEVRVLNFEDGCSTSEIIEAIKGGRG from the coding sequence ATGAAGCCAATTCTACCTGACTATAATCAAGCAGGTGTTTTAATTGTTGGTGATGTGATGCTGGACCGTTACTGGTATGGTCCGACTGGGCGAATTTCACCGGAAGCCCCGGTTCCTGTCGTGAAAGTTGAACATAATGAGGAACGTCCGGGCGGGGCAGCAAACGTTGCTATGAATATTGCATCGCTTGGCGGACAGGCACATCTTGTCGGGTTAACCGGACAGGACGAGCCAGCCGCAGTGTTGGAAGAAAAGCTGACTTCATTAAATGTACATTGCCATTTTGTCGCCTTACCGTCTTATCCCACGATTACCAAATTACGTGTATTAAGTCGCGGACAACAGTTAATCCGTCTTGATTTTGAAGATAAATTCGAGAATACCGATCCCGAGCTGATTCTGGCGCGGATGGAAAGCGCGTTGCCTCAGGCCCGCTCTGTGATTTTATCGGATTACGCCAAAGGGGCTTTGGAGCATGTTCAACAGTTAATTCAGAAAGCCAAACAGTTCGGTGTTCCCGTTTTTATTGACCCGAAAGGGGCCGATTTTGAACGCTATCGGGGAGCCACGCTACTGACGCCCAATATGGCTGAGTTTGAAATGGTGGTCGGTAAAGTCCACTCGGACGATGAATTGGTTGAGAAAGGCTTTGCCTTGATTGACAAATATGAACTCGAGGCCTTGTTAGTGACACGAAGTGAGCATGGCATGACTTTGCTGCGACGGGGACATGAACCGTTCCATTTACCGACGCTGGCTAAAGAAGTTTATGATGTGACGGGAGCAGGAGATACGGTTATTTCTGTTCTGGCAGCTTCTGTTGCTGCAGGCAAACCATTAGATGAAGCCTGTGCGCTGGCCAATGCCGCTGCAGGTATTGTTGTCGGCAAAGTCGGGACATCAACCGTCTCAACGATTGAATTGGCAGAAGCGATTCATGGCAGTCAGGATACTGATTTCGGGGTTGTGAGTGAGAAAGGATTAATTGAAGCGGTCAAAAAAGCACAGGCCCGTGGTGAAAAAGTGGTCATGACCAATGGTTGTTTCGATATTCTTCATGCCGGACATGTCTCTTATCTTAATCATGCGGCACAACTGGGTGATCGCCTGATTGTCGCCGTGAACACGGATGAGTCGGTCAAGCGCTTGAAAGGCCCCGGTCGTCCGGTTAATCCGACAGATCGCCGTATGGCGGTTCTGGCCGGGTTAGGTGCGGTGGACTGGGTTGTCCCGTTCAGCGAAGATACCCCGCAACGACTGATTGCGACTGTATTGCCGGATTTACTGGTCAAAGGCGGTGATTATCGTCCTGAAGAGATCGCTGGTGGTCAAGAGGTGATTGCTGCCGGAGGGGAAGTCCGGGTGCTGAATTTTGAAGATGGTTGCTCGACGTCTGAAATTATTGAAGCTATCAAAGGTGGCCGTGGTTAA
- the glnE gene encoding bifunctional [glutamate--ammonia ligase]-adenylyl-L-tyrosine phosphorylase/[glutamate--ammonia-ligase] adenylyltransferase: protein MQLPSELQALSDLNYQRVTEKHPVILSWPSSLTEQLKYVLGLSDFLYEALMRDAQLCEMFPAMIACQSRAEGYRQQLQQQLVTEPDEATGEHILRTVRNREMFYIAWRDFLADSPLEESLHHLSELAEALIFETYQWQYALCCKLWGTPVNQAGETQPMLIIGMGKLGGGELNFSSDIDLIFAYPDNGETQGVRKSIANAQFFTRLGQRIIKSLDQQTADGFCYRVDMRLRPFGDSGPLVMSFAALEDYYQEQGRDWERYAMVKARVMGREMYACYQELRQMLRPFVFRRYIDFSAIQSLRRMKSMIQSEVRRRGLVNNIKLGAGGIREIEFIVQSFQLIRGGREPSLRKRGLLETLEAILTLGLLDERDVASLQQAYLFLRRVENLLQALADKQTQTLPDDSCSQQRLVTALGMASWEALLQNIQAHMDRVHQVFKALIGDEDESEETPVEPMYQELWDMANKPEVIADILQKDLALAPESQIAGVLLQFKTELAKKTLGPRGREVLNHLMPKVFQAVFRHPDAQFGFSRVLYLLQRIATRTTYLELLDEHPAALMQLTRLCTASPMISEQLARYPILLDELLDPHQLYHPIPLDQYRIELRDFLARIPQDDMEQQMEGLRQFKQICLLRIAAADIADVLPVMKVSDHLTYLAEAIVEAVVQQAWEQLKEKYGEPTHLNQRDGKGFAVIGYGKVGGWELGYNSDLDLVFLHDCPANINTSGHKDIDGRQFYLRLAQRIIHIFSVRTASGILYEVDMRLRPSGASGLLVAPVSAFAEYQHQEAWTWEHQALVRARMIYGDELLADSFLQTRHQVLSRVRDASVLKREVVEMREKMRQHLAEKKPGRFMLKQDRGGITDVEFLAQYLVLAYSSQYPELTRWSDNVRIFESLMAVGMMSSEQMQALIEAYTTMRDQIHHRNLLNLDADVSQDKLMTERQVVTQAWQQWLG from the coding sequence ATGCAATTACCATCCGAACTTCAAGCATTATCCGATTTAAATTATCAGCGGGTGACGGAAAAACATCCGGTGATTTTATCCTGGCCTTCATCTTTAACCGAACAACTGAAATATGTGTTGGGATTGAGTGATTTCCTTTATGAAGCATTGATGCGTGATGCGCAGTTATGTGAGATGTTTCCGGCAATGATTGCATGCCAGTCCCGGGCTGAGGGTTACCGGCAACAGTTACAACAACAGTTGGTTACAGAGCCGGATGAAGCGACGGGAGAGCATATTCTGCGCACGGTGAGAAACCGGGAAATGTTTTATATTGCCTGGCGTGATTTTCTGGCGGACTCGCCACTTGAAGAAAGTTTGCATCATCTCTCAGAATTGGCGGAAGCATTGATTTTTGAAACATATCAATGGCAATACGCGCTTTGCTGCAAGCTGTGGGGAACACCGGTCAACCAAGCCGGTGAGACCCAGCCCATGTTAATTATCGGGATGGGAAAGCTGGGTGGCGGAGAACTGAATTTTTCATCCGATATCGATTTGATTTTTGCCTACCCGGATAACGGTGAAACGCAGGGAGTAAGAAAAAGTATTGCCAATGCACAATTCTTCACGCGATTGGGACAGAGAATCATCAAGAGCCTTGATCAACAGACAGCGGATGGTTTTTGCTATCGCGTTGATATGCGACTCAGACCTTTTGGTGATAGCGGCCCGCTGGTAATGAGTTTTGCTGCATTAGAAGACTATTATCAGGAACAGGGCCGAGACTGGGAGCGTTATGCAATGGTCAAAGCTCGTGTGATGGGGCGTGAAATGTATGCGTGCTATCAGGAACTGAGACAGATGCTACGTCCTTTCGTCTTTCGCCGTTACATTGATTTTAGTGCGATCCAATCACTGCGCCGGATGAAGTCGATGATTCAAAGTGAAGTACGTCGCCGAGGTTTAGTGAATAATATCAAACTCGGTGCAGGCGGTATCCGGGAAATTGAATTTATTGTGCAGTCATTTCAGTTGATTCGGGGAGGTCGCGAACCGAGTTTAAGAAAACGTGGTTTATTAGAAACGCTGGAGGCGATCCTGACATTAGGGCTACTCGATGAACGTGATGTCGCTTCGCTACAACAGGCCTATTTGTTTTTAAGACGTGTAGAAAATCTGCTGCAGGCTCTGGCGGATAAGCAGACGCAGACCTTACCCGATGATTCATGTTCCCAGCAGCGTCTGGTGACCGCTTTAGGAATGGCGAGCTGGGAGGCACTCCTGCAGAATATTCAGGCACATATGGACCGAGTGCATCAAGTCTTCAAAGCTTTAATCGGCGACGAAGATGAGAGCGAAGAAACGCCGGTTGAGCCGATGTATCAAGAGCTTTGGGATATGGCCAATAAACCGGAAGTGATCGCGGATATCCTCCAAAAAGATCTCGCCTTAGCCCCGGAAAGCCAAATCGCAGGCGTACTGCTGCAATTTAAAACTGAGCTGGCGAAAAAAACATTGGGCCCCCGCGGGCGGGAAGTGTTAAATCATTTAATGCCGAAAGTGTTTCAGGCGGTTTTCCGTCACCCGGATGCTCAGTTTGGCTTCTCCCGGGTTCTGTATCTGTTGCAACGTATCGCTACCCGTACCACCTATCTGGAGTTGCTCGATGAGCACCCGGCGGCGCTGATGCAATTAACCCGTTTATGTACTGCGAGTCCGATGATTTCTGAGCAATTGGCGCGTTATCCGATTTTGCTCGACGAATTACTGGATCCGCATCAGCTCTATCATCCGATTCCGCTTGATCAATACCGGATTGAACTGCGAGATTTCTTAGCTCGTATTCCTCAGGATGATATGGAACAGCAAATGGAAGGTTTGCGTCAGTTTAAGCAGATCTGTCTGTTGCGTATTGCTGCTGCTGATATTGCCGATGTCTTACCTGTCATGAAAGTGAGTGACCACCTCACTTATTTGGCTGAAGCCATTGTTGAAGCGGTTGTTCAGCAGGCTTGGGAACAGTTAAAGGAAAAATATGGGGAGCCGACACATCTGAATCAGCGTGATGGCAAAGGATTTGCTGTGATTGGATACGGTAAAGTCGGTGGTTGGGAACTGGGTTATAACTCCGATCTGGACTTGGTTTTTCTGCATGATTGCCCGGCCAATATCAATACCAGTGGTCACAAAGATATTGATGGTCGGCAGTTTTATCTGCGTCTGGCCCAACGGATTATCCATATTTTCTCGGTGCGTACGGCTTCCGGCATTTTATATGAAGTTGACATGCGTCTCCGGCCTTCAGGGGCCTCGGGGCTATTAGTTGCACCGGTCAGTGCTTTTGCAGAATATCAGCATCAGGAAGCATGGACATGGGAGCATCAGGCTCTGGTTCGTGCCCGGATGATTTACGGTGATGAATTACTGGCAGATTCATTTTTGCAAACTCGCCATCAGGTCTTAAGCCGTGTCAGAGATGCATCGGTTCTGAAACGAGAAGTGGTTGAGATGCGAGAGAAAATGCGTCAGCACCTCGCGGAGAAAAAACCAGGCCGTTTTATGCTTAAACAAGATCGTGGCGGGATTACGGATGTTGAATTTCTGGCACAGTATCTGGTGCTTGCTTATAGCAGTCAGTACCCGGAACTGACCCGATGGTCGGATAATGTCAGAATCTTCGAGTCGTTGATGGCGGTCGGTATGATGTCATCAGAACAGATGCAGGCACTCATTGAGGCCTATACCACGATGAGAGACCAAATTCATCACCGTAATTTGCTGAATCTGGATGCGGACGTCAGTCAGGATAAACTCATGACCGAACGTCAAGTGGTGACTCAGGCATGGCAACAGTGGCTGGGATAA